A genomic stretch from Cydia amplana chromosome 1, ilCydAmpl1.1, whole genome shotgun sequence includes:
- the LOC134653099 gene encoding tol-Pal system protein TolA-like, with protein sequence MKTRTLLLCIAVALASSAPVPVPAAQPQHVEYDYEYESGAAPAQAHAAQEPQESASHYDEYIQDVQAAASGAGAKKGYSRGSGLRTIAVGSANQAKTALGNQNAAGHQAAYVAKNTLAQSAAQASATAQAALAGKQVILSGLEQQVRDAKVALQGEEMQLQQAKRAAQSAAQAAQQAMHQVNVIQAALNAAQATSENANEAASQAAGELGAQTAMVGAARQRLGSLQEQLHGVRIDFEATQAAARKAQAAAQQAQANAAEAAAKAAAAGLSAGGHHHHKDATHEGTSYEEYSLPAQEAPQEYYINVPSNYKH encoded by the exons ATGAAGACCAGGACGTTGTTATTATGTATTG CTGTGGCGTTGGCTTCATCCGCGCCGGTACCCGTGCCAGCGGCGCAGCCCCAGCACGTGGAGTATGACTACGAGTACGAGTCGGGTGCCGCGCCCGCGCAGGCGCACGCCGCACAGGAGCCGCAAGAGTCCGCCAGCCATTATGACGAGTACATTCAGGATGTGCAGGCTGCGGCGAGCGGCGCTGGTGCTAAGAAAG GTTACAGTCGAGGCAGCGGTCTCCGAACGATAGCCGTCGGCTCGGCTAACCAAGCCAAGACCGCGCTGGGCAACCAGAACGCCGCTGGTCACCAGGCCGCTTACGTGGCCAAGAACACTCTGGCTCAGTCCGCTGCGCAAGCTAGCGCGACCGCTCAGGCTGCGCTTGCTGGCAAACAG GTGATCCTATCGGGGCTGGAGCAGCAAGTCCGAGACGCCAAGGTGGCCCTCCAGGGTGAAGAAATGCAGCTGCAGCAGGCCAAGCGAGCGGCTCAGTCCGCGGCCCAAGCGGCCCAGCAGGCTATGCACCAA GTGAACGTGATCCAGGCGGCGTTGAACGCTGCCCAGGCGACATCAGAAAACGCTAACGAGGCGGCGTCTCAAGCGGCCGGCGAGCTTGGCGCACAGACCGCCATGGTTGGCGCGGCGCGGCAGAGGCTAGGCTCTCTTCAGGAGCAGTTGCACGGAGTCAGAATTGACTTCGAGGCTACGCAAGCTGCTGCTAGAAAGGCGCAG GCTGCTGCTCAACAAGCGCAAGCGAACGCGGCAGAAGCGGCGGCGAAGGCCGCGGCGGCAGGGCTCAGCGCGGGCGGCCACCATCACCACAAGGACGCGACGCACGAAGGTACGAGCTACGAGGAATACTCCCTGCCTGCTCAGGAGGCGCCACAGGAGTATTATATCAACGTCCCGTCGAACTACAAACACTAG